The following DNA comes from Candidatus Methylomirabilota bacterium.
CCTCCAACCTGCTCATGATGACGGCTGTCGGGCTCCTTATCAGCGCGCCCTTGTTTGGCTGGGTGTCCGATCGATGGATGGGACTGAGGCGCCCGCCGCTGATCGCGTCGACGGCCCTCTACGCCGCCATATGGGCGCTGATCGCGCTCCCGCCCACGCCGGTAGCGCTCCGCTGGCTCGCTCCGCTCTGCTTCCTCCTGGGCTTCGCCTCGGGAGGCGTCTCGCTCGTCTTCGCCTGCATCCGCGAGGTCAACGATCCGCGCCACGTGGGTGTGGCGCTGGGCTGCCAGAACCTGCCGGTTTTCCTGGGCTTCGCCCTCATGCAGTGGCTCACCGGCGTGCTCCTCGACGCGAACTGGACGGGCACCTTGGTCGCGGGGAGCCGCGTCTACCCGCTTGCGGCCTACCGCGTCGCCTTTACGCTCTGCTTCGCCGTCGCCTTCGCCTCCTTCGTGGCGGCCTGCCTGACGACCGAAACGCGCTGCCGCAATGTCTGGGCGCAGGCTCACCCTCACGCCTGAGGGCGTGGAGCTCGCCTACCGTCACGGGATCTTCCCCATGGCGGACGAGCGCTCGGGTGAAGTCCTCTGGTTCAGGCCCGATCCGCGCGCAATTATCCCCCTCGACGGCTTCCACGTCTCGCAGTCGCTTGCGCGGTCCATCAAGCGCGCCACCTTCGAGATCCG
Coding sequences within:
- a CDS encoding MFS transporter: SNLLMMTAVGLLISAPLFGWVSDRWMGLRRPPLIASTALYAAIWALIALPPTPVALRWLAPLCFLLGFASGGVSLVFACIREVNDPRHVGVALGCQNLPVFLGFALMQWLTGVLLDANWTGTLVAGSRVYPLAAYRVAFTLCFAVAFASFVAACLTTETRCRNVWAQAHPHA